The genomic stretch CAATAGTGGAAAAAATGGGATATAATAAAATGATTACTCCTTGTAGTGTTTGTCTTCATAGTCATAGGTTAGCTACATATAAGTTTAAGGAAAATAAAGATATAAGGAAAAAAGTTGAGGAAAGAATTAAGGGTACTTCAATTAACTATTCTGGAAAAGCTAATGCTGAACATATAGTATGGGTTCTTGTTAGAGATGTAGGAATTCAGAAAATCAAGGAAAAAGTAAAAAGACCATTAACTGGATTAAGAGTTGCAGCATATTATGGATGTCAAATGTTAAGACCAGAGGAAATAATGGGTTTTGAACCAGCATTTAATCCTCATAGTATGGAAGATTTGATTTCGGTTACTGGTGCAACTCCAGTAACGTTTCCTAGTGCTAGGTCATGTTGCGGTTTTCCTTTGATGGGTAGTAATCCAAACGTGGGAATAAAAATGGCATATAGTATATTAAAAAGTGCAAAAGATCAGGAAGCAGATCTATTAGTTCATCCTTGTAGCTTGTGTCATTTACAGTTAGACTCACTACAACTTAAAATAAAGGCTGAGTTTAATACTAATTGGACTCTCCCTGCTATATATATAACTCAATTGCTAGGTTTAGCGTTCGGTTTTTCGCCCGATGAATTAGGTCTAAGTAATTTGGCTAAACAAGTTCTAATCTCAAAAGGTGTAGTTTAATGTCGTATGAGGACAAGATTATTGATACGTTAACAAAAATAGGAGCCATTGTAACAAGAGGCTGGTATACAGTAAGTGAGAGACCAGAGAGACCTCCTTTCGGAAAAGAATTAGAATATAAAGTTGAAGAACTATTCTGGGGTAAAATTCATCTAAGAAACGAAGGAGACCTGTATGTCTTAGTAATGTCTAAGGATATATTTAATTGGAAAGATAAGATTTCGCAGTTAAAAGTTAAAGGCGAGATTGAAGATGCTGCTGGTGGATTATTATGGTTAAAAGAGAATTTGGATAACTTAGAAGAAGATATGAAATACCTTAAGGAATACCTTTCATCTCTTAAAAAATAATTTTTTATTTTATGGAAGTATATAATTAAATGGCCATGCCCAGCTGACGCCCAAGTATGGATGGAATGAGGCTGGGTCCTCCTCCTTTATGCTTCTACTACCTTCAAAAGGTCTTCATGATCTAATTTATATACTACTAAATATTGATCTGAAACTCTTCTTAAATCAGCATTATCTCCTCTTATCATTACGCTAATTAATGTAGAATTAGCCTCTTTTAATGATCTTCTCACAGTAGTTTCTGCAATTTTATCTTCTCCATCTGTTAATAATATTATTTCACTTACCCCTTTAACATGACCTTCCTTTATGTCTTCGCAAGCAGATATTATTGATCTGCTTATATCTGTACCACCTCCTCCTCTAATTTTCCCTATATACTCTATCATTTTTATGACGTCTTTGCTCTTGGCATTCTTCTGAACTTTAATTAATGGATACGGAATATTGTCGAAGAATCTGAGGTAGAAATCTCTATTTTCTCTTTTTGCTCTACTGTATAATGCTAGTGCTACAGCTTTGGCCCATAATATTTTCTCTCCATCCATACTTCCCGATTTATCAAATAATAAATAAATAGGTCCTAATACTTCTTTTATTCTCTTTTGATATAATAGCAATTGAGATTCTGCAAGTTTTATGTAGAATAGTTCTTCTGGCAAAGCTAATTCAGAAGATACAATTCTCTCTAGATCTGAGCCTTCCTCGTATCCATAAAGTTCTCCTCTAGAAAATCTAGTAGTTCTTTTCTTTGTAAAACTTCCTAATCTGGGCATTCCACTCAAAAATTCGAGAATTTTCTTTATTTCTGTATTTCTAGCTAATCTAAGAACTTCATGAATTTCCCCCTCAAAATTAAGTATTGAGCCTGTACCTGCACCATTTCCACCTATTATTTTCTGTAGATTTCTAACTGATTCCGAATCTTCTATTGCTTTGCTTAGTGCTTTATCATTAACTTGTTTCATTAGTTTTTCCATTTGTTGTGTATCTTGTTGTTGCTGTTGTTTTTGCCCTTGCTTTCCTCCACTACCTTTCATTAGACCGTTAAGTATTTGCTCAGCCATT from Sulfolobus sp. S-194 encodes the following:
- a CDS encoding CoB--CoM heterodisulfide reductase iron-sulfur subunit B family protein, whose translation is MSYAYYPGCATHGLSKDVDVATRKVFETLGLKLEEVKDWNCCGGGFYDEYDEVGHVALNLRNLSIVEKMGYNKMITPCSVCLHSHRLATYKFKENKDIRKKVEERIKGTSINYSGKANAEHIVWVLVRDVGIQKIKEKVKRPLTGLRVAAYYGCQMLRPEEIMGFEPAFNPHSMEDLISVTGATPVTFPSARSCCGFPLMGSNPNVGIKMAYSILKSAKDQEADLLVHPCSLCHLQLDSLQLKIKAEFNTNWTLPAIYITQLLGLAFGFSPDELGLSNLAKQVLISKGVV
- a CDS encoding succinate dehydrogenase translates to MSYEDKIIDTLTKIGAIVTRGWYTVSERPERPPFGKELEYKVEELFWGKIHLRNEGDLYVLVMSKDIFNWKDKISQLKVKGEIEDAAGGLLWLKENLDNLEEDMKYLKEYLSSLKK
- a CDS encoding VWA domain-containing protein, translated to MSEEEGFLRGIDYEDPLVRYRGERISYTLKKLSGRDLQLDENFLIDTYYIHYLPMPIPVTKEDVPKGKEIMYRFIDMMLNSPLVEENRNYSMVNSAVSMALSVSYVQNLIEELERIKRTSQSQEERQMAEQILNGLMKGSGGKQGQKQQQQQDTQQMEKLMKQVNDKALSKAIEDSESVRNLQKIIGGNGAGTGSILNFEGEIHEVLRLARNTEIKKILEFLSGMPRLGSFTKKRTTRFSRGELYGYEEGSDLERIVSSELALPEELFYIKLAESQLLLYQKRIKEVLGPIYLLFDKSGSMDGEKILWAKAVALALYSRAKRENRDFYLRFFDNIPYPLIKVQKNAKSKDVIKMIEYIGKIRGGGGTDISRSIISACEDIKEGHVKGVSEIILLTDGEDKIAETTVRRSLKEANSTLISVMIRGDNADLRRVSDQYLVVYKLDHEDLLKVVEA